One Amycolatopsis sp. NBC_00355 genomic window carries:
- a CDS encoding GntR family transcriptional regulator: MALPPGMLPEIEPVSRESTAAVIARQLRDAIMTGTLPPGTQLGETDLAARFQVSRGPLREAMQHLVSEGLLRSERHRGLFVIDLEPGDVYDIYAARSAIERAAMLRAIRGGERDRIAAVLERTVVEMAAAASDDDPSALSTADLKFHEALINASGSKRLVRMARTLLIETRMCLTALQGTYQRVEERVDEHTKLIQALRDGDEETALTLLDAHMEDAVQRLAPGTSLVEGHAPPVP, encoded by the coding sequence ATGGCTCTGCCACCGGGCATGCTGCCCGAGATCGAGCCGGTCAGCCGGGAGTCGACGGCCGCGGTCATCGCGCGCCAGCTTCGTGACGCGATCATGACCGGCACCCTGCCGCCGGGCACCCAGCTCGGCGAGACCGACCTGGCCGCCCGGTTCCAGGTGTCACGGGGGCCGCTCCGGGAAGCCATGCAGCATTTGGTGTCCGAGGGACTGCTGCGCAGCGAACGGCACCGCGGCCTGTTCGTGATCGACCTCGAGCCCGGCGACGTCTACGACATCTACGCCGCCCGCTCCGCGATCGAACGCGCCGCGATGCTGCGCGCCATCCGCGGCGGCGAACGCGACCGGATCGCGGCGGTGCTCGAGCGGACCGTCGTCGAGATGGCGGCCGCCGCGAGCGACGACGACCCGAGCGCGCTTTCCACGGCGGACCTGAAGTTCCACGAGGCCCTGATCAACGCCTCCGGGAGCAAGCGGCTCGTCCGCATGGCCCGGACCCTGCTCATCGAGACCCGGATGTGCCTCACCGCGCTCCAGGGCACTTACCAGCGGGTCGAGGAGCGCGTGGACGAACACACGAAGCTCATCCAGGCCCTCCGCGACGGCGACGAGGAGACGGCGCTGACCCTCCTGGACGCCCACATGGAGGACGCGGTACAGCGCCTCGCGCCGGGTACCAGCCTCGTGGAGGGACACGCCCCGCCGGTGCCCTGA
- a CDS encoding DUF4262 domain-containing protein yields the protein MCQQCEDPDRSGYLERLRDGVADRGWLVQGVESAGPYPPWAYTIGLSGYGLPELVATGLSLRAAANLLNDMASHSLHAAPPEPGERIPLRGGPLIEVVPLSEPSAHLVFAVALYGPEIRALQLVHADDRGRWPWSPDFRDGHGGQPVLGVRHAR from the coding sequence ATGTGTCAGCAGTGCGAAGACCCGGACAGATCCGGGTACCTGGAACGGCTTCGCGACGGCGTGGCCGACCGGGGCTGGCTCGTGCAAGGCGTGGAGAGCGCCGGGCCGTACCCGCCGTGGGCCTACACGATCGGGCTCAGCGGGTACGGCCTGCCCGAACTGGTCGCCACCGGGCTTTCGCTGCGGGCGGCGGCGAATCTGCTCAACGACATGGCGAGCCATTCGCTGCACGCGGCACCACCCGAGCCCGGTGAACGCATCCCGTTGCGCGGCGGCCCGCTGATCGAGGTCGTCCCGCTCAGCGAGCCGTCGGCGCACCTGGTGTTCGCGGTCGCGCTGTACGGCCCGGAAATCCGGGCGCTGCAACTGGTCCACGCGGACGACCGGGGTCGCTGGCCGTGGTCGCCCGACTTCCGCGACGGCCACGGTGGCCAGCCGGTGCTGGGGGTCCGCCATGCCCGCTGA
- a CDS encoding tartrate dehydrogenase, which translates to MSSYRIASIPGDGIGVDVTVEARKVLDAASAKFGFSLEWTEFDWSCERYAQLGSMMPDDGVEQLSAFDGILLGAVGFPGVPDHVSLWGLLIPLRRAFSQYVNLRPVRLLPGTTSVLAGRKAEELELVIVRENSEGEYSAIGGRHNAGRPDEFVVQESVFTRVGVERIIRYAFDLARTRSSRVCSATKSNGLIHSMPFWDEIFAEIAAEYPDVHSEQMHVDALAARMVQAPDRLDVIVGSNLFGDILSDLAAAITGGLGMAPSGNINPSGESPSMFEAVHGSAPDIAGQGIANPVAQILAAAMLVEHLGETVAAQAIRAAVDRVLDEGRVRTPDLGGGDTTERLGTAVAEALG; encoded by the coding sequence GTGAGTTCCTACCGCATCGCGAGCATCCCCGGCGACGGGATCGGCGTGGACGTCACCGTCGAGGCCCGAAAGGTTCTCGACGCCGCCTCTGCGAAGTTCGGCTTCTCCCTGGAGTGGACCGAGTTCGACTGGAGCTGCGAGCGGTACGCCCAGCTCGGGTCGATGATGCCGGACGACGGCGTCGAGCAGCTCTCGGCGTTCGACGGGATTCTGCTCGGCGCGGTCGGCTTCCCCGGCGTCCCGGACCACGTTTCCCTGTGGGGCCTGCTGATCCCGCTGCGGCGGGCGTTCTCGCAGTACGTCAACCTGCGCCCGGTGCGGCTGCTGCCGGGCACGACGTCGGTGCTGGCCGGACGGAAGGCCGAAGAGCTGGAGCTGGTGATCGTCCGGGAGAACTCCGAAGGGGAGTACTCCGCGATCGGCGGCCGGCACAACGCGGGCCGGCCGGACGAGTTCGTGGTGCAGGAATCGGTGTTCACCCGCGTCGGCGTCGAACGGATCATCCGGTACGCCTTCGACCTCGCGCGGACACGGTCTTCGCGCGTCTGCTCGGCGACGAAGTCCAACGGGCTCATCCACTCGATGCCGTTCTGGGACGAGATCTTCGCCGAGATCGCCGCCGAGTACCCGGACGTCCACAGTGAACAGATGCACGTGGATGCCTTGGCGGCGCGCATGGTCCAGGCGCCGGACCGGCTCGACGTGATCGTGGGTTCGAACCTCTTCGGCGACATCCTGAGCGACCTCGCGGCCGCGATCACCGGCGGACTCGGCATGGCACCGTCCGGCAACATCAACCCATCGGGTGAATCCCCGTCGATGTTCGAAGCGGTCCACGGGAGCGCTCCGGACATCGCCGGGCAGGGCATCGCCAACCCCGTGGCGCAGATCCTGGCGGCCGCGATGCTGGTCGAACACCTGGGCGAAACCGTTGCCGCGCAAGCGATCCGCGCAGCGGTGGACCGGGTGCTCGACGAGGGCCGGGTGCGCACGCCGGACCTCGGCGGCGGCGATACCACAGAACGGCTCGGCACGGCAGTGGCCGAAGCGCTGGGCTGA
- a CDS encoding NAD-dependent succinate-semialdehyde dehydrogenase: MSVSTESGVVDAVGKELFIGGKWVAAETGKTFPVLDPATGRELCQVADASPADGVAALDAAVAAQADFAKMAPRERGEILRRAYELLMARQDELALLMTLEMGKPLAESKGEIAYAAEFFRWFAEEAVRIEGGYATAPNGSGRFLITKQPVGPTLLITPWNFPMAMGTRKIGPAIAAGCTSVIKPAAQTPLSMLALAGILAEAGLPAGVLNVVTTSDSGGVMEPLIRDGRARKLSFTGSTGVGRKLLEQCADKVLRTSMELGGNAPFLVFEDADMDAAIEGAMLAKMRNIGEACTAANRFYVQRGVVEEFSRRLTERMQALPMGRGTEKDVVVGPLIDEAAVTKVTELVKDATDRGAKVLTGGAGVDGPGHFYQATVLTDVPQEARLTHEEIFGPVAPISAFDTEEEAVAKANDTEFGLVSYVYTSDLKRALRVSEALEAGMIGLNQGIVSNPAAPFGGIKASGLGREGGSFGIDEFLETKYIAVAL, encoded by the coding sequence ATGAGCGTGAGCACCGAGTCCGGCGTCGTCGACGCGGTCGGCAAGGAACTGTTCATCGGCGGCAAGTGGGTCGCCGCCGAGACCGGGAAGACCTTCCCGGTCCTGGATCCGGCGACCGGCCGGGAGCTGTGTCAGGTCGCCGACGCCTCGCCGGCGGACGGCGTCGCCGCTCTGGACGCCGCTGTCGCCGCGCAGGCGGACTTCGCGAAAATGGCACCCCGCGAACGCGGTGAGATCCTGCGCCGCGCGTACGAGCTGCTGATGGCGCGCCAGGACGAACTCGCCCTGCTCATGACGCTCGAGATGGGCAAGCCGCTGGCGGAGTCGAAGGGCGAAATCGCCTACGCCGCCGAGTTCTTTCGCTGGTTCGCCGAGGAGGCCGTCCGGATCGAAGGCGGCTACGCGACCGCGCCCAACGGCTCGGGCCGCTTCCTCATCACCAAGCAGCCGGTCGGCCCGACGCTGCTGATCACGCCGTGGAACTTCCCGATGGCGATGGGCACCCGCAAGATCGGCCCGGCGATCGCCGCGGGCTGCACGTCGGTGATCAAGCCGGCCGCGCAGACGCCGCTGTCGATGCTCGCCCTGGCCGGCATCCTCGCCGAGGCCGGGCTGCCCGCCGGCGTCCTCAACGTCGTCACGACCAGCGACTCCGGTGGCGTGATGGAACCGCTGATCCGCGACGGCCGCGCCCGCAAACTCTCCTTCACCGGCTCCACCGGCGTCGGCCGCAAGCTGCTGGAACAGTGCGCCGACAAGGTGTTGCGGACGTCGATGGAGCTGGGCGGCAACGCGCCGTTCCTGGTCTTCGAGGACGCCGACATGGACGCGGCCATCGAAGGCGCGATGCTCGCGAAGATGCGCAACATCGGCGAGGCGTGCACCGCGGCGAACCGCTTCTACGTGCAGCGCGGTGTCGTCGAGGAGTTCTCGCGACGGCTGACCGAGCGCATGCAGGCGTTGCCGATGGGCCGCGGCACCGAGAAGGACGTCGTCGTCGGCCCGCTGATCGACGAAGCCGCCGTCACCAAGGTGACCGAGCTGGTCAAGGACGCCACCGACCGCGGCGCGAAGGTGCTCACCGGCGGGGCGGGTGTGGACGGCCCGGGTCACTTCTACCAGGCCACCGTGCTCACCGACGTCCCGCAGGAAGCGCGTCTGACGCACGAAGAGATCTTCGGGCCGGTCGCGCCGATCTCCGCCTTCGACACCGAGGAAGAGGCGGTGGCGAAGGCGAACGACACCGAGTTCGGTCTCGTTTCTTACGTCTACACCAGCGACCTCAAGCGGGCGCTGCGCGTTTCCGAAGCCCTCGAAGCCGGGATGATCGGGCTGAACCAGGGCATCGTGTCCAACCCGGCCGCGCCGTTCGGCGGCATCAAGGCGTCCGGGCTCGGCCGCGAGGGCGGCTCGTTCGGCATCGACGAGTTCCTGGAGACCAAGTACATCGCGGTGGCCCTGTGA
- a CDS encoding aspartate aminotransferase family protein, producing MAQLSPLLKQATPVVVDHGEGVYLYDVDGNRHLDFTAGIGVTSTGHCHPHVVRAAQEQIGKLIHGQYTTVMHQPLLELTKRLGDVLPSGLDSLFFANSGSEAVEAALRLSRQATKRPNVIVFQGGFHGRTVAAASMTTSGTRFSAGIGPLMSGVHVAPFPYAYHYGWDEQTATKFALRELDYLFQTVSAPNETAAIFVEPVLGEGGYVPANTEFMAGLRERADRHGILLVVDEIQTGFGRTGKFWGHDHFDVSPDIVLIAKGLASGFPLSGIAASQELMAKAFPGSQGGTYGGNAVSCAAAIATLEVIQQENLVENAAARGQQLLDGARLVADKTPAIGEVRGLGLLVGSEFTTADGEPDAATAAAAQQTAAKSGLLLLTCGPYMNVVRMVPPLVVTAEQVDDALRVWGEVVASVTGS from the coding sequence ATGGCCCAGCTATCTCCGCTGCTCAAGCAGGCAACGCCCGTCGTGGTCGACCACGGTGAAGGGGTTTACCTCTACGACGTCGACGGCAACCGGCACCTCGACTTCACCGCCGGGATCGGCGTCACGAGCACCGGGCACTGCCACCCGCACGTCGTGCGAGCAGCGCAGGAGCAGATCGGCAAGCTCATCCACGGGCAGTACACGACGGTGATGCACCAGCCGCTGCTCGAACTGACGAAACGCCTCGGCGACGTCCTGCCGAGCGGCCTCGACTCACTGTTCTTCGCGAACTCCGGGAGCGAAGCCGTCGAGGCCGCGCTGCGGCTTTCGCGGCAGGCGACGAAGCGCCCGAACGTCATCGTCTTCCAGGGCGGCTTCCACGGCCGGACCGTCGCGGCGGCGTCGATGACGACGTCCGGGACGCGGTTCAGCGCCGGCATCGGCCCGCTGATGTCCGGCGTGCACGTGGCGCCGTTCCCGTACGCCTACCACTACGGCTGGGACGAGCAGACCGCGACGAAGTTCGCGCTGCGCGAGCTCGACTACCTCTTCCAGACGGTCAGCGCGCCGAACGAAACCGCCGCGATCTTCGTCGAACCGGTGCTCGGCGAGGGCGGCTACGTCCCGGCGAACACCGAGTTCATGGCCGGACTGCGCGAGCGCGCCGACCGGCACGGGATCCTGCTGGTGGTCGACGAGATCCAGACCGGCTTCGGCCGCACCGGGAAGTTCTGGGGGCACGACCACTTCGACGTCTCCCCCGACATCGTGCTGATCGCGAAGGGCCTGGCCAGCGGCTTCCCGCTGTCCGGCATCGCCGCTTCGCAGGAGCTGATGGCGAAGGCGTTCCCGGGTTCGCAGGGCGGGACGTACGGCGGCAACGCCGTCTCGTGCGCCGCCGCGATCGCGACGCTCGAGGTGATCCAGCAGGAGAACCTCGTGGAGAACGCGGCCGCACGCGGGCAGCAGCTGCTCGACGGCGCGCGGCTGGTCGCGGACAAGACGCCGGCGATCGGCGAGGTGCGCGGGCTCGGGCTGCTGGTCGGCTCGGAGTTCACGACGGCCGACGGCGAGCCGGACGCCGCGACCGCGGCGGCCGCGCAGCAGACCGCGGCCAAGAGCGGCCTGCTGCTGCTCACCTGCGGGCCGTACATGAATGTGGTCCGGATGGTGCCGCCGCTGGTGGTCACCGCCGAGCAGGTCGACGACGCGCTGCGCGTCTGGGGCGAGGTCGTCGCGTCCGTCACGGGGAGCTGA
- a CDS encoding DUF3830 family protein yields MARYITITLDKRGISCRARLLDDEAPRTCKAVWDALPQSGSAYHAKYARNEVYTLVPPFAEPKPGRENPTITPIPGDVVYFGFAAWEIGNPAYGYDDGSEAHSDQGATDLAIFYGRNNLLINGDAGWVPGNVFATIEEGLAEMAAAAQDLWLRGVEGETLSFARA; encoded by the coding sequence ATGGCCCGGTACATCACGATCACCCTCGACAAGCGCGGGATCTCCTGCCGGGCCCGGCTGCTGGACGACGAAGCGCCGCGCACCTGCAAGGCGGTGTGGGACGCGTTGCCGCAGAGCGGTTCGGCGTACCACGCGAAGTACGCGCGCAACGAGGTCTACACGCTCGTGCCGCCGTTCGCGGAGCCCAAGCCGGGGCGGGAGAACCCGACGATCACGCCGATCCCCGGCGACGTTGTGTACTTCGGCTTCGCGGCGTGGGAGATCGGCAACCCCGCGTACGGCTACGACGACGGCAGCGAGGCGCACAGCGACCAGGGCGCGACCGACCTCGCGATCTTCTACGGGCGCAACAACCTGCTGATCAACGGCGACGCGGGCTGGGTACCCGGCAACGTGTTCGCCACGATCGAGGAGGGCTTGGCCGAGATGGCCGCGGCCGCGCAGGACCTCTGGCTACGGGGTGTCGAGGGCGAGACACTCTCGTTCGCGCGAGCCTGA
- a CDS encoding aldo/keto reductase, translating into MTSTYTFEDGFSVRRLGFGAMRLTEWDHVPDGASAVARRAAELGVTFFDTADAYDLGLNEELLAEALHPYPGLLIATKCGHARPSLGEWVPLGRPEYLRQQAELSLRRLRVDRLDLLQLHCLDPQVPLAEQVGALARLREEGKIARIGLSEVSVAQLEEARGVTPIASVQNRYNLTDRASDDILDHCEREGIAFIPWLPIANGGHATAGGVLGKVAADLGATPAQVSLAWLLRRSPVVIPIPGTSSPEHLEENCGASEIELSDDDFARLSASA; encoded by the coding sequence ATGACATCGACGTACACCTTCGAAGACGGCTTTTCCGTGCGTCGCCTGGGTTTCGGCGCCATGCGGCTGACCGAGTGGGATCACGTGCCCGACGGGGCCTCGGCGGTCGCGCGCCGGGCGGCCGAGCTCGGCGTGACGTTCTTCGACACCGCCGACGCCTACGACCTGGGACTGAACGAGGAGCTGCTCGCCGAGGCCCTCCACCCGTACCCGGGGCTGCTCATCGCGACGAAGTGCGGGCACGCGCGCCCGAGCCTCGGCGAGTGGGTTCCGCTCGGCCGGCCCGAGTACCTCCGGCAGCAGGCCGAGCTTTCACTGCGACGGCTGCGCGTCGACCGCCTGGACCTGCTGCAGCTGCACTGCCTGGACCCGCAGGTGCCGCTCGCGGAGCAGGTCGGCGCGCTCGCGCGGCTGCGGGAAGAAGGCAAGATCGCGCGGATCGGGTTGTCGGAGGTGAGCGTCGCGCAGCTCGAGGAAGCCCGGGGCGTCACGCCCATCGCGAGCGTGCAGAACCGCTACAACCTGACCGACCGGGCGTCCGACGACATCCTCGACCACTGTGAGCGGGAGGGCATCGCGTTCATCCCGTGGCTGCCGATCGCGAACGGCGGGCACGCGACGGCCGGCGGCGTGCTCGGAAAGGTCGCGGCCGATCTCGGCGCGACACCCGCTCAGGTGTCCCTCGCCTGGTTGCTGCGCCGGTCCCCGGTCGTCATCCCGATTCCCGGGACGTCGTCGCCCGAACACCTCGAAGAGAATTGCGGCGCGTCGGAAATCGAGCTTTCCGACGACGATTTCGCGCGGTTGTCCGCGAGCGCGTGA
- a CDS encoding FAD-binding oxidoreductase, whose amino-acid sequence MGDVAAQLAEIVGDKNLLTGEAISEDYAHDEALTAEPQKPAYVAKPATADEVAELLKAASEHSIPVTARGSGSGLSGAARPREDGLVISFERMNAVLEIDTGNHVAVVQPGVTLAELDVKTAEAGLSYTVYPGELSASVGGNVGTNAGGMRAVKYGVTRNNVLGLQAVLPTGEILRTGGKTSKVSTGYDLTQLIIGSEGTLALATEIIVKLHPRLTHGATVLAPFGNFDQVMAAVPEIVSSGLAPHILEYIDNLTMAAIVYNEKLELGVPDKIRETTEAYLVVALENREAQRLEQDVETVGELLGELGATDVYVLDGGAARKLIEAREKAFWTAKAAGADDVIDVVVPRTAMPEFIKKARELAMAAGGGAIGCGHAGDGNVHLGIFCKDTAARKQLLTDIFAHAMALGGAISGEHGLGRTKAGYYQELEDPAKIALMRRIKQSFDPAGILNPGVLFTEGTA is encoded by the coding sequence ATGGGCGACGTGGCGGCACAGCTGGCCGAGATCGTCGGGGACAAGAACCTGCTCACGGGCGAGGCGATCTCCGAGGACTACGCGCACGACGAAGCGCTGACGGCGGAGCCGCAGAAGCCCGCGTACGTCGCGAAGCCGGCAACGGCCGACGAAGTCGCGGAGCTGCTGAAGGCCGCTTCGGAGCACAGCATCCCGGTGACCGCACGGGGCTCCGGCAGCGGACTGTCCGGCGCCGCTCGACCCCGCGAAGACGGCCTCGTCATCTCCTTCGAGCGGATGAACGCCGTCCTGGAGATCGACACCGGCAACCACGTCGCCGTCGTGCAGCCCGGCGTCACCCTCGCCGAACTCGACGTCAAGACGGCCGAAGCCGGGCTCAGCTACACCGTCTACCCCGGCGAGCTCTCCGCGAGCGTCGGCGGCAACGTCGGCACCAACGCCGGTGGCATGCGCGCCGTGAAATACGGCGTCACCCGCAACAACGTCCTGGGCCTGCAGGCCGTGCTGCCGACCGGCGAGATCCTCCGCACCGGCGGCAAGACGTCGAAGGTGTCCACGGGCTATGACCTCACCCAGCTGATCATCGGCTCCGAAGGCACCCTCGCACTGGCCACCGAGATCATCGTCAAGCTGCACCCGCGGCTGACCCACGGCGCCACCGTGCTCGCGCCGTTCGGCAACTTCGACCAGGTCATGGCGGCCGTCCCGGAGATCGTCTCCAGCGGGCTCGCGCCGCACATCCTCGAATACATCGACAACCTGACGATGGCGGCGATCGTCTACAACGAGAAGCTCGAGCTCGGCGTGCCGGACAAGATCCGCGAGACGACCGAGGCCTACCTCGTCGTCGCGCTGGAAAACCGCGAAGCGCAGCGGCTGGAGCAGGACGTCGAGACCGTCGGCGAGCTGCTCGGCGAGCTCGGCGCGACCGACGTCTACGTCCTCGACGGCGGCGCCGCGCGCAAGCTCATCGAAGCGCGCGAGAAGGCGTTCTGGACCGCGAAGGCCGCCGGCGCGGACGACGTCATCGACGTCGTCGTGCCGCGCACCGCGATGCCGGAGTTCATCAAGAAGGCCCGCGAGCTCGCGATGGCCGCGGGCGGCGGCGCGATCGGCTGCGGGCACGCCGGCGACGGCAACGTGCACCTCGGGATCTTCTGCAAAGACACCGCCGCGCGGAAGCAGCTGCTCACCGACATCTTCGCCCACGCTATGGCCCTCGGCGGCGCGATCTCCGGCGAGCACGGCCTCGGCCGCACCAAGGCGGGCTACTACCAGGAACTCGAAGACCCGGCGAAGATCGCACTGATGCGCCGGATCAAGCAGAGCTTCGACCCCGCCGGGATCCTCAACCCCGGCGTTCTCTTCACCGAAGGAACCGCATGA
- a CDS encoding acetolactate synthase large subunit, translating to MNGAQSLIRTLVDADVEVCFANPGTSEMHFVAALDTVPEMRGVLALFEGVVTGAADGYARIAGKPAATLLHLGPGLGNGLANLHNARRANTPIVNVVGDHATYHKQYDAPLESDIESIASSLEGWVRRSEHTKDVGADAAAAVAAAQDAPGRVATLILPADASWGDGGETCQPIPPRVPQAVDATTVKDVAAVFGTGEPVALLIGGGACTEEGLRAASRIAAATGAKAFVETFPSRLERGAGLPTIERLGYLAEQVTYQLDGIKHIVVAGTKAPVSFFAYPGKPSDLVPEGAQVHTLASVGQDVTRALNEVADLVAADTEPVLQQASRPALPSGPLTPQNWVDVIGALLPENAIIADEANTSGLMLPAATAGAPRHDVLTLTGGAIGYGMPVATGAAVAAPDRPVLNLQSDGSALYTISALWTQARENLNVTTVLLNNRAYAILRLELQRVGAQGGPKANELLDLSRPDMDFVKIAEGMGVPATRATTAEELAEQLRRAFAEPGPHLIDAVVPPLL from the coding sequence ATGAACGGCGCCCAGTCCCTGATCCGCACCCTGGTCGACGCCGACGTCGAAGTGTGCTTCGCCAACCCCGGCACGTCGGAGATGCACTTCGTCGCCGCGCTGGACACCGTCCCGGAGATGCGGGGCGTGCTGGCGCTGTTCGAAGGCGTCGTCACCGGCGCCGCCGACGGTTACGCGCGCATCGCCGGCAAGCCCGCCGCGACGCTGCTGCACCTCGGCCCGGGCCTCGGCAACGGCCTGGCGAACCTGCACAACGCACGCCGCGCGAACACGCCGATCGTCAACGTCGTCGGCGACCACGCGACCTACCACAAGCAGTACGACGCGCCGCTCGAGTCGGACATCGAATCGATCGCGAGCTCGCTCGAAGGCTGGGTGCGCCGTTCCGAGCACACCAAGGACGTCGGCGCGGACGCCGCCGCCGCGGTCGCCGCCGCGCAGGACGCGCCCGGCCGGGTCGCGACGCTGATCCTCCCCGCGGACGCTTCGTGGGGTGACGGCGGCGAGACCTGCCAGCCGATCCCGCCGCGCGTGCCGCAGGCCGTGGACGCGACCACGGTCAAGGACGTCGCCGCGGTGTTCGGCACCGGCGAACCGGTCGCGCTGCTGATCGGCGGCGGCGCGTGCACCGAGGAAGGTCTGCGCGCGGCCTCCCGGATCGCGGCCGCGACCGGCGCGAAGGCGTTCGTCGAGACGTTCCCGTCCCGGCTCGAGCGCGGCGCCGGGCTGCCGACGATCGAGCGGCTCGGCTACCTCGCCGAGCAGGTCACCTACCAGCTCGACGGGATCAAGCACATCGTCGTCGCGGGCACGAAGGCGCCGGTGTCGTTCTTCGCCTACCCGGGCAAGCCGAGCGACCTGGTGCCCGAAGGTGCGCAGGTGCACACGCTTGCGTCCGTCGGACAGGACGTCACGCGCGCGCTGAACGAGGTCGCCGACCTGGTCGCCGCGGACACCGAGCCGGTGCTGCAGCAGGCGTCCCGGCCCGCGCTGCCGAGCGGCCCGCTCACCCCGCAGAACTGGGTCGACGTCATCGGCGCGCTGCTGCCGGAGAACGCGATCATCGCCGACGAGGCGAACACGTCCGGCCTGATGCTGCCGGCGGCGACGGCGGGCGCGCCGCGTCACGACGTCCTGACGCTGACCGGCGGCGCGATCGGCTACGGCATGCCGGTGGCGACCGGCGCGGCCGTGGCGGCACCGGACCGTCCCGTCCTGAACCTGCAGTCCGACGGCAGCGCGCTCTACACGATCTCCGCGCTGTGGACCCAGGCGCGCGAAAACCTGAACGTGACGACGGTGCTGCTCAACAACCGCGCGTACGCGATCCTGCGGCTGGAGCTGCAGCGCGTCGGGGCGCAGGGCGGCCCGAAGGCGAACGAGCTGCTCGACCTCTCACGACCGGACATGGACTTCGTGAAGATCGCGGAGGGCATGGGCGTGCCCGCGACCCGCGCGACGACCGCCGAGGAACTCGCCGAACAGCTGCGGCGCGCGTTCGCCGAGCCCGGACCGCACCTTATCGATGCCGTAGTGCCACCTTTGCTCTGA
- a CDS encoding SAM-dependent methyltransferase, which produces MSADEHARRGIDFERPNAARVYDYMIGGKLNYAVDRMFADQILGVLPNARHMAVVNRAWLRRAVRFGAEQGIRQFLDIGSGMPTVGHVHEVVQAIDPASQVVYVDNEPIAVAHSEIVLEGNDNAAMVQANAEYVDEVLEHPTTETMLDFDQPVMIIMAAFVHFIPDSRDPAGLIAQYLDAFPPGSYLALSSGTWEGQGEESQRSVALYEKSGTPLTLRSPDEMRALVKGLEILPPGVVFTPEWRPDEPLEDPAAQSGGLSLVARKA; this is translated from the coding sequence ATGAGCGCAGACGAACACGCGAGGCGGGGCATCGATTTCGAGCGCCCGAACGCGGCGCGCGTGTACGACTACATGATCGGCGGCAAGCTCAACTACGCCGTCGACCGGATGTTCGCCGACCAGATCCTGGGCGTGCTGCCGAACGCGCGGCACATGGCGGTGGTCAACCGGGCGTGGCTGCGCCGGGCCGTGCGGTTCGGCGCGGAGCAGGGCATCCGCCAGTTCCTGGACATCGGCTCGGGCATGCCGACGGTCGGGCACGTGCACGAGGTCGTCCAGGCGATCGACCCCGCGTCGCAGGTCGTCTACGTCGACAACGAGCCGATCGCCGTCGCGCACAGCGAGATCGTGCTGGAGGGCAACGACAACGCGGCGATGGTCCAGGCCAACGCCGAGTACGTCGACGAGGTGCTGGAGCACCCGACCACCGAGACGATGCTGGACTTCGACCAGCCGGTGATGATCATCATGGCCGCGTTCGTGCACTTCATCCCGGACTCCCGTGACCCGGCCGGCCTGATCGCGCAGTACTTGGACGCGTTCCCGCCGGGCAGCTACCTGGCGTTGTCGTCGGGCACGTGGGAAGGCCAGGGCGAGGAGTCGCAGCGTTCGGTCGCGCTGTACGAGAAGAGCGGCACGCCGCTGACCCTGCGCTCCCCCGACGAGATGCGCGCGCTGGTGAAGGGGCTCGAAATCCTGCCGCCGGGTGTCGTGTTCACGCCGGAGTGGCGCCCGGACGAGCCGCTCGAAGACCCGGCCGCGCAGTCCGGCGGTCTGTCGCTGGTGGCGCGCAAGGCCTGA